The stretch of DNA GCTATGTTTATTTGCACGTCGGTCTCGGTGTTTTCGTATCAGGTAATATCGGTGTAGAATCATACAGAGAGGTTTTTGTTCGCatgggtttttttttcgtcgaCTGATCCCTGGCGATGTTTGGAGTCTTACAAACACGCAAATTCCCGACTCGGATTGTAACAGTAAGGCTGGAGCGTAAGTCTGCGCTTCGCAGCAATTTTATCGCGGAAAAGGAAGCTTTTTTTGGTGAATTGTTCCCGTGATAGACATTGTAACTGTTCTGAAACATGATTTGTCATAACAATAACCTATGGACAAATCATTCATGTAATTCACGCTGTTAGTTGAAGTGTGCTTGGCTTTTGAATCAAAGAGTATCACCTTTCAGCACTTATTGGCATTCTTTTTGTGAAAATCAAGAACAAACATTAACAAATTTTTTCAGACAAGAAGTGGCACTTATTAGTAGACTTGACTTGCTATAACCCATATCTGAAGAAGGGCATTTTCTCGAACAACATAATTCCAGATTGCTATTAGTTTTTGGTGATAGTGAACCCTTTAATGTTCAAACTGAtgagatttcattttcttacTTTCAGAACGTCCACTGTATTCCGGTGACGACCTTAAGTTTATAGACGATGAATCGGAGCCGTCGGACACCGACGAATTTCCCCGACAACGGGGCGATTCCGACCCGCCAAAATCTCCGTATCTACCGTCGTATCCGATTCTTCCCGAGGGTCTCGAACTGCCGAAGCCCAGGGGTAAACCCCGACGCGATAGACCGCCCAGTATTCCGAAGTCTCCGCTTCCAGACGACGACGAGCAGGAGAACATTGATCGGCCGCCGGAGTCGAGTGACATTCCCGGCGGttacaataacaacaacaacaacgataTTCCAAAACCCGATAGAAACATTCCgataaaaaaacaatcatcGAAAATACCAGACGATCAAATAGTGCCGCTGGAAGACATTCCGATTTTGTATTCGAAAGCGCCGCACGAAATCAATGACGATAGCGGAGTCGTGTTAGCGCCGGACGATGAACCCGGACGCGACTACGAACTAACCGACTCGGACGATTCGGACGATTTGACGACCGACGCGCTGGACGAGTTCGAACATTCTTCACCGGCGCACAACCCGAACCGATCGCATTCGCCGACCGATTATAACATTCTGGACGACGGTCCGACCGAACCGCGGGCGTACTTTCCCGATTACATAAACCCGGCGTTCGGCGGCGAGTCGGACGACGACCCGAACGATCAGTTTTTCGCCGTACCGATCACGCTCGACGACTGCGTGCTAGAAACGATTCCCGAGGAGAACGAAGAGTTGACGTCTCCGTGGGAGGAGATGATACCGACGGCGCCGTGGAACGTTGCCGGCGGTCTGCCCGCGTCGAAACACGTGTCTTTCAATTTGCCTCGTACGCGCTGCTCGGACTCGCTGTCGTCCGAATCGCCGGAGATGGAACGGCGATACCGGCACGAAGGAAGCGATACGAGCGATACGAGCTCGGTGACGTCGTCGGAGGACAGCGATTACGGTCTCGGTAGCCCCAATATACAACAGCATACACCGACCGAGGAACAACCCGGTGCGTTCATTTTCGAGAACCAACTCGCCGTTGATCATAATAATTAGAGTGAACCGTGTATCATTTTTCTTATCGGATTTTGCGTTACCATTACGACCATTATGACTAAATATGGCGCCTCTCGCGAACTTCGAGCTTCCATTTCATCGGTATATTAAAATAAGTTCATCTTTGCATGCAATCCGattagatttagatttttaaaacgttaaaaatacagaattttgtaaaaaaaatcaccAGTGAGCTTTCGATCTAAATCCATAGATCTTCGACAATGTACTACACGAACACACGTTTCACAATTTACTACATATGCATCGACGAAGATCCGTGGATTCGACTCGAAAGCTCTGGTCCGAGTTTTCTACGAAATTGCGCATTTTCGACGTTTTAAAAATCTTACTTTTTTGATTGGCATAATTCGTGTCCGATGATTTTTTTTGGACACAGAATAAGAATATATCCATCGCTTCGTTTTGATTAGAACTATACTTTTAGGTAGTCGTGTATAGATTTATTAGCGTATCCCGATAGCTGGTATATTCGTATAGGCGCTCTCGAGTCCGGTGCGATCTTCTGCGGATTgactaaaattcatttttatttgtgTGTCTACGCTTCTTGGGGTACTATCAATTACGGGTTTCGGTTGTGCATCTTTTTTTAcctcaaaaaaaaaagaaatgaactcCCTCTACGATTTAGTTTTCCGttcgtttattttttctttcaatgaaaatatatcgaaataggtttaaatatgtatatatatataaacgtaCGTACGATGGGCTTATGGCGATCATATGCTGCTTTGGTAGTGCGTTGATTAAGTCGTGTATTAAGGTACATCGTGTTCTCGTGGGTCGTGTCcgatatgaatttaataattttgtgaTGTTCGTGCTGATGGCCCCGCGCGCGCACGTAGTGAATCGGTGCAGAGTGTAACTGTTTCatattgtatgtatatgtattacTATTATTGATATGCAAATTTAGTAAAACCAatgtaatgatgatgatgatgatgatgatatatatatactatatatctttgttgaataaaggCATTTTCTTATTTACTTGATTGACTATTATTTCTGTATAGATAAATGAAAGGCCCTTTAACCGAACCGAGTCACCCCTCAAAATTTGCAATACATCTGTCTTGTTGATACGACACTGCGCAGTTGCTCTAAACTTATGTTATTCTGGTTCGTTGAGTGCGGCGTAGCAATCACGTATTCCCCCAGCGTTCGTTCAGATATTTACTCTCTCCCGTTGCTGTATATGCCACATTTGTATGCAGCTACCTATTTAGAAGATACGGATACAGAGGTGACACATTATCAGATACAGTGAAGCCTCTGTCCTCGCTTGTCGGGTTGATAGCCGCCGAGACGCAGGAGGCAATCGAATCAAACCCTAGCAAGGTGTTCGTGACCATGGTATTTCCGGTCCTGGCAAGTGGGTTGTATCCACAgagatctccgtcgctctacgatctcTGGTAGATTCTTGGTGAAGGTATTTGGAGAAAAGCTGATGCATCCAATTTGTGAATGACGACATTTGGTTTAGTAACAGTACCTTCTGACGTGTTGGCAGAACAATTGTCATCATcgctcgcttgccagggtttgaacgCCTACCGCCGAAGCTTACGTGTTGGCGTGAGACAGTTTTCGGCGGATGATAATCAAACCATGGCTAGCGAGGACGAACAAATGCGAGATTAACATTGTAgcaataaattctaaattgagTTGAATCGGTCCGTGTCCGTGCCCGCTGTCGACAGAGCGTTTTACGGATAACACGTCCTGATTTCCGGTTGTGATTTTCGGCGTTTGTAGCGATCAAAATACGTATATTCGAGAATTGGCAGTTTGAATCGGGAAGGGAAACGACTATTCGGTGAAAATGGTGACTGTTGATCAGCTTTACGACTATTGCAATATTTTAGACGAAGCGAAAGACAAAATTTCAGAGGTAAAACATCGATAGAATTTATCCCTCACACGAGCGACACCTAGCGGTGAGGCCGAGGGTGCCGGTGATGTcgaaatttcatttaattattCCCCTTTGTTTCACTTTCATAGAAATTCTAAGAAATGAACTCAACTGAATTCAACAATTAA from Tubulanus polymorphus chromosome 11, tnTubPoly1.2, whole genome shotgun sequence encodes:
- the LOC141913211 gene encoding uncharacterized protein LOC141913211, coding for MSMSSFSSAVLLSFVLVCSIWVGLRPGLTSAQIIRCKKCKPGFGLRTYCNVTVQSVCDPCRPGATYSSTNSEIEPCWPCRRCDKGQVEIIACTPRSDRVCLSCAHRQAPKYDGYDKQCMFGDDPNGKPQPQDQPPPENQRESPPAPPSGPAYAIEGPAPAGVVMEAVTDSKTEPAAGAVSDDNSKYIYIGVAALALVLAVALIAYCCWRKKKCCKCCRGGKKHYVQAPLEEAPNTPTYVPMSPVDEPNTCTKDPIAQVTSKPRLLRPAANGHLPVNDEERPLYSGDDLKFIDDESEPSDTDEFPRQRGDSDPPKSPYLPSYPILPEGLELPKPRGKPRRDRPPSIPKSPLPDDDEQENIDRPPESSDIPGGYNNNNNNDIPKPDRNIPIKKQSSKIPDDQIVPLEDIPILYSKAPHEINDDSGVVLAPDDEPGRDYELTDSDDSDDLTTDALDEFEHSSPAHNPNRSHSPTDYNILDDGPTEPRAYFPDYINPAFGGESDDDPNDQFFAVPITLDDCVLETIPEENEELTSPWEEMIPTAPWNVAGGLPASKHVSFNLPRTRCSDSLSSESPEMERRYRHEGSDTSDTSSVTSSEDSDYGLGSPNIQQHTPTEEQPGAFIFENQLAVDHNN